TCCTGACGGCTATCAGCGCTGGGAACGCGCAGTGGATATGGCCGCACAGCTCGGCGCAGATGCGCTGATTCTGGCCGATATCGCCATGCTCGATTACGCCGCGAATAAATATCCTCACGTTGAGCGCCATGTGTCGGTGCAGGCATCGGCCACCAACGATGAAGCCATCCGCTTCTATAAACGTAACTTTGATGTCGCCCGCGTTGTTTTGCCGCGCGTGCTTTCGATGCATCAGGTGCGTCAGCTTTCCCGTACCACTGTCGTGCCGCTGGAAGTATTCGCCTTTGGCAGCTTGTGCATCATGGCCGAAGGCCGCTGCTATCTTTCTTCCTATCTGACCGGTGAATCGCCAAATACCGTGGGTGCCTGTTCACCGGCGCGTTTTGTTCGCTGGCAGCAAACGGCGCAGGGCATGGAATCCCGCCTCAACGACGTGCTGATCGACCGTTATGACGAAGGTGAAAACGCCGGTTATCCGACCCTGTGCAAAGGGCGTTATCTGGTAGATGGTGCGAAATATCATGCGCTGGAAGAACCAACCAGTCTGAATACGCTGGAGTTATTGCCGGAGTTGTTCGCCGCCAATATCGCCTCCGTGAAAATTGAAGGACGTCAGCGCAGCCCGGCGTATGTCAGTCAGGTAGCCCGCGTATGGCGTGCGGCAATCGACCGCTGTATGGCGGATCCGCAAAACTTCAAAACCGATGACGCCTGGATGAAAACGCTGGGCTCCATGTCTGAAGGTACACAAACCACGCTCGGTGCTTATCACCGCAAGTGGCAGTAATCGAAGAGACGATGATGAAATA
The Rahnella variigena genome window above contains:
- the ubiU gene encoding ubiquinone anaerobic biosynthesis protein UbiU yields the protein MELLCPAGNLPALKAAIDNGADAVYIGLKDDTNARHFAGLNFTDKKLQEAADYVHRHRRKLHIAINTFAHPDGYQRWERAVDMAAQLGADALILADIAMLDYAANKYPHVERHVSVQASATNDEAIRFYKRNFDVARVVLPRVLSMHQVRQLSRTTVVPLEVFAFGSLCIMAEGRCYLSSYLTGESPNTVGACSPARFVRWQQTAQGMESRLNDVLIDRYDEGENAGYPTLCKGRYLVDGAKYHALEEPTSLNTLELLPELFAANIASVKIEGRQRSPAYVSQVARVWRAAIDRCMADPQNFKTDDAWMKTLGSMSEGTQTTLGAYHRKWQ